Genomic segment of Vicia villosa cultivar HV-30 ecotype Madison, WI unplaced genomic scaffold, Vvil1.0 ctg.000045F_1_1_1, whole genome shotgun sequence:
GTGTGTTGGGCGATTAACAGCACCTGACAATAGCATCACCACAAATAGTTTTCGGACAAAATGTCCAGAGCCCCATTCACTGGCCTCTTTGAGTGCACCAATATATTCTTTGTCATCTTCCAGAAATCCCATGGCGAAGCATGCATCTCTAAATGTTTCATACTGGGTATTACCGACCTTGCGAATTTCTTCATAACTTTTTGGTTCCTTGACTACCGTCAACATCATCCGCAGGTAAAAAAGTTCACCTGTTGTTGGTGGAACCCATATCAATCTCCCAATGGTGAATCCCTTTTTGCGGGGCCTCCACTCCCTTTCTTTTTTGTGGTAAACAAACTTAGATACAAATTGACCATAAGTGAGTGACTGTGCCTCAGTATACTTTGAGTTTGCAGATAGCCAACCAGTAAACATGGAATCAGTAACACTTGCATTCTCCAAAACATTTTCCATTCGATCGTGATCAGTGTAGTAAACAGCCTTTTCGCCTACCAAGTGATAAAACATACGTTCAACTGCCGGTCTTCTACCATGAATGTGAAAGGAGTAAATTCTCCAGCATGCTTCACATGGTGAGATATATCTGCAATCTAAGTATTGTTTTATTTCATCAACCGGTTCATTGTTGTTGGTTGACACCGAAGCTGTTATTCTGTCATAGCCTTTGCTAAtgtatttgaaaagatatttgATTGAAGTGCTCTGGTTACACCATTCCATGTTTATATGTGCGTTATATTTGAGGAGAAATCTTTTGTTATAAGGTACCACATGACGGTTGTCCAATGTGATACCATTTTTTTCAATAACGTGGGTTTTTGATCTTCTCCTATAGAGGGGATAACCTTCTGCATCAACAATAGTTTCCTCGTTAAACTTCTTTGGAAAGTATTTAGAGCATTTACCATTTTTCATACAGGTTGATGTCATGCGCGCCACTCCACATGGGCCGTGCATCATGTTAGATTTAACCAACGCATACAACCTCGGATGAACAGCAGGGTCTGGTATTTCAGCACAGATGATGTTGTCAATGTCAGATGGTGTGGGGTATTTGCTCTGAGGatgtaaaaaaatcaaaatatgtgCGTGTGGCAATCCCCTCTTCCGAAATTCAATAGTGTACATAACTATAAATGTACCAGTTAGTTAATATGTAATTTCAATTTAGGAAGAagatgttaattaattaatagaaCATAAAAATGCATACTTACAGGCCAAAACTTTCCCTAGAACATGCTTTTTTGTTATATCTGCAATGAGTTCgtcaaatttgattttgaagactTTAGTAATAATATCGGGTCGATCGTGTGGTTGTAACCCAGTTTCGGACAAGGCACGGATAATTTCTGGCCATGTTGGATTGCAAGTAAATGTAATGAATAGGTCCGGAAAACCCAATCTACTTGAAATTGCCATTCCGTCAAAATACAGTTGATCCATATATCTTTTTCCCCCAACAAAAGATGACGGTAAGACAACTCGCTTTCCCCGCTTTTGTTGTTGTCTGCCATCATCGTTATTGCATTCATCTGTCAACCTGTTATATTTTCCCACTCTTAATTTGGATTGATTATTTCGCAACCAGTTCAGCCTTTCAGATTCCATCATACAATAACCATCGACCAAGAACTGTTGAAACAGACGGCGTGAGTGTAGCAAAGTTTTTGCCTCCTCGCTACGGTCTTGTAACCTGTATGAAAGCCAGTCCTTGATGCTCTGACGATTTTGTCGAGTAACCTCAGTTTCATGGCGATATCTATGCAATATATTTTTCCTATAACCATCTTACCATACGCAAATATGAGAGGGTATTGATATGCCAAATATGCTGGATGAAACTCATCAATACGTTGCAAACCACCGTTGCGTGCTTGAATAATAATGTCCCTATTACAAGCAGAATCAATGTCTCCCACAATTAGTGCAGCAACTTCTGAAACCGTTGGTCTGTTATACACGCGTCCATCCTCAGGTTTATCACATATAACCCTCAGTTTTAAGTCTAAGAATGCATTATCGTCCAGGACATCCCTCGCCATTCTAAAAACTTTTGCATGAATATTGAACTCATCTAACACGGTCTTCAAATTATGAACAGTGTTCTCGTCAATTTCAGTATTGTCTCTACGCATTTTATGCgacgttaaaaataaatataggtaACGATCACGAAGACCTTAACTATTTGTGGAATATTAGAAATACCTGAAACACTTCATTCTATTAGTAACTTCATTATCTGTGTCATAAATATATAGCTGAGCATATTGCGGACGGTCTCCATTTTCTGGTAGTAGAGTACCTATTCGATGACAGGTTTGACCGTGCAGTCTCAAAGTTGGTGGTCCTCCTTTCTTTGAATATGTGGTGTCAAATTTCTTTCCAGGAGAAGTAAACGAAAACATTGAGTTGTATGTTCGAATATTATTTCGATAATTTTTGCTCTCGGTAG
This window contains:
- the LOC131622866 gene encoding uncharacterized protein LOC131622866; translated protein: MLETNEQTSHTNSSIARQSRRLRMKEKRDAQCTESDHSQNLVDKTDVSDARKKRRLILQNKKSSCGHPTSAPSPSTVSPVSIPNVEDRAHSIDARKKRRLILENRKFSVIPPETQYSQVPLSNSEDECSSSNTSDSEDDMEQAPLADSNLQEYSDIGDQIWECTYCHAHMWLQERASKTKKGHVPTFHRCCRGGKIVVPLLEEAPPLLRHLLFNKTSTESKNYRNNIRTYNSMFSFTSPGKKFDTTYSKKGGPPTLRLHGQTCHRIGTLLPENGDRPQYAQLYIYDTDNEVTNRMKCFRDNTEIDENTVHNLKTVLDEFNIHAKVFRMARDVLDDNAFLDLKLRVICDKPEDGRVYNRPTVSEVAALIVGDIDSACNRDIIIQARNGGLQRIDEFHPAYLAYQYPLIFAYGKMVIGKIYCIDIAMKLRLTDECNNDDGRQQQKRGKRVVLPSSFVGGKRYMDQLYFDGMAISSRLGFPDLFITFTCNPTWPEIIRALSETGLQPHDRPDIITKVFKIKFDELIADITKKHVLGKVLAFMYTIEFRKRGLPHAHILIFLHPQSKYPTPSDIDNIICAEIPDPAVHPRLYALVKSNMMHGPCGVARMTSTCMKNGKCSKYFPKKFNEETIVDAEGYPLYRRRSKTHVIEKNGITLDNRHVVPYNKRFLLKYNAHINMEWCNQSTSIKYLFKYISKGYDRITASVSTNNNEPVDEIKQYLDCRYISPCEACWRIYSFHIHGRRPAVERMFYHLVGEKAVYYTDHDRMENVLENASVTDSMFTGWLSANSKYTEAQSLTYGQFVSKFVYHKKEREWRPRKKGFTIGRLIWVPPTTGELFYLRMMLTVVKEPKSYEEIRKVGNTQYETFRDACFAMGFLEDDKEYIGALKEASEWGSGHFVRKLFVVMLLSGAVNRPTHIWKESWQLLSDGVLHAQRQLALNTELVLTDAELQHLTLIEIEKLLQENKRTLKDFKPIPYPDGYVLQQLGNRLIYDERNYNIAKTKTKFTNLFRGLTVMLLKKTNFVKDLTDNLDPDEQTAMYQKIMRAVESHNGAVFFLHGYGGTGKTYMWRTLAAALRSKHDICLTVATSGIASLLLPGGRTAHSKFKIPVPTLDNSTCKIEYNDDVGDLLRQTKLIIWDEAPMAHKHTFEALDRTLRDVMSKYGNSKEMFGGKVVVFGGDFRQILPVVPRGSRSDIVHSAINASYIWNSVQVLTLTKNMRLQSGPTEDDTNEMQQFSEWLLRIGEGKV